A section of the Saliniramus fredricksonii genome encodes:
- a CDS encoding GNAT family N-acetyltransferase, which translates to MDSPTSQEPIEIRVDGDFEACSAWWHDLQNGAVASPYQRHCWTRAWWAHCEARNRGNLRIVSLFREGTPLAVMPLVLERSLGLNVAYPVGARHFNWQIPLWNSVSVARLTALERDHLMQRIGAVISADTIVYPNMPETWSGRENPFLAPGATPSPSASYRLDLQPDFEALALARRSRKALKLLRRKRAHLENAAGPVQFRRARDIATCRRVLLAAIAQRDARKQACGIPSFFDRPGAAAFMQELLEAGCEKTIRDAPMSAFHLLAGDDIIATYFGVCLNGDFSCFTNSFDMAYEKFSPGDLALHDLIAHACAEGLTGLDLGVGDERYKQAWCDPITLCESSTAITARGRIYDRALRFSRDGKRAFKQNRRLWDGWRAVRRVAARAFA; encoded by the coding sequence ATGGACAGCCCTACTTCGCAGGAGCCTATCGAGATCCGGGTGGACGGTGACTTCGAGGCCTGCAGCGCCTGGTGGCACGATCTCCAGAACGGTGCCGTGGCTTCACCCTATCAAAGGCACTGCTGGACGCGGGCCTGGTGGGCGCATTGTGAAGCGCGCAATCGCGGCAATCTGCGTATCGTCAGTCTTTTCCGCGAGGGCACGCCGCTGGCGGTGATGCCGCTCGTGCTGGAGCGCAGCCTCGGGCTGAACGTGGCCTATCCCGTCGGTGCCCGGCATTTCAACTGGCAGATCCCGCTGTGGAATTCCGTGAGCGTGGCGCGGTTGACGGCGCTCGAGCGTGACCATCTGATGCAGCGCATCGGCGCGGTCATCAGCGCGGATACCATCGTCTATCCGAACATGCCCGAAACATGGAGCGGGCGGGAGAATCCCTTCCTCGCCCCCGGTGCGACACCCAGCCCGAGCGCGAGCTACCGCCTCGATCTGCAGCCCGATTTCGAGGCCCTGGCTCTGGCGCGCCGCTCGCGCAAGGCCCTGAAACTGCTGCGACGCAAGCGTGCCCACCTGGAGAATGCCGCCGGGCCCGTACAGTTCAGGCGCGCCCGGGATATCGCCACGTGCCGGCGGGTGCTCCTCGCGGCAATAGCGCAGCGGGATGCGCGCAAGCAGGCCTGCGGGATTCCGAGCTTTTTCGACAGGCCGGGAGCGGCGGCCTTCATGCAGGAACTCCTCGAAGCCGGCTGCGAAAAGACCATCCGTGACGCGCCCATGAGCGCTTTCCATCTCCTCGCCGGCGACGACATCATCGCGACCTATTTCGGCGTATGCCTGAACGGCGATTTCAGCTGCTTCACGAATTCCTTCGATATGGCCTACGAGAAATTCAGCCCCGGCGATCTCGCCCTGCACGATCTGATCGCGCATGCCTGTGCCGAGGGCCTGACCGGGCTCGACCTCGGCGTCGGTGACGAGCGTTACAAGCAGGCCTGGTGCGACCCGATCACGCTTTGTGAGAGCAGCACGGCGATCACGGCGCGCGGTCGCATCTACGATCGCGCCCTGCGCTTTTCACGCGACGGGAAGCGTGCCTTTAAGCAGAATCGCAGGCTCTGGGACGGCTGGCGCGCCGTCCGGCGGGTGGCGGCGCGCGCCTTCGCCTGA
- a CDS encoding inositol monophosphatase family protein, which produces MIRSPLMTVMLDAVMKASRNLKRDFGEVENLQVSRKGPGDFVSVADHRAEKTLREALEKARPGYGFKLEEAGVVEGTDKSHVWHVDPLDGTTNFLHGIPHFAISVGLEREGQIVAGVIYDPIKDEIFAAEKGQGAFMNNRRLRVAARQEMIEAVIACGIPFIGRGNHPQFLAELGAVMAATAGVRRMGSAALDLAYVAAGRYDGYWERHLASHDIAAGLILVREAGGYVSDTEGGADMLTKGSVLCGNETIQRELLRIIRRAAA; this is translated from the coding sequence ATGATCCGCTCCCCCCTGATGACCGTGATGCTCGATGCCGTGATGAAGGCCTCGCGCAATCTCAAGCGCGATTTCGGCGAGGTCGAGAATCTCCAGGTCTCCCGCAAGGGGCCGGGGGACTTCGTCTCCGTCGCCGATCACCGCGCCGAGAAGACCCTGCGCGAGGCGCTCGAGAAGGCGCGGCCCGGCTACGGCTTCAAGCTCGAGGAGGCCGGTGTCGTCGAAGGCACCGACAAAAGCCATGTCTGGCATGTCGATCCTCTCGACGGCACGACGAATTTCCTGCACGGAATCCCGCATTTCGCGATTTCCGTCGGCCTCGAGCGCGAGGGCCAGATCGTGGCAGGGGTGATCTACGATCCGATCAAGGACGAGATCTTTGCTGCGGAAAAGGGCCAGGGCGCGTTCATGAACAACCGGCGGCTGCGTGTCGCCGCGCGCCAGGAGATGATCGAGGCCGTGATCGCCTGCGGCATCCCCTTCATCGGGCGCGGCAACCATCCCCAGTTCCTCGCCGAACTCGGCGCCGTGATGGCCGCGACAGCCGGTGTGCGCCGCATGGGCTCTGCCGCGCTCGACCTCGCCTATGTGGCGGCAGGGCGCTATGACGGCTACTGGGAGCGCCATCTCGCCAGCCATGACATCGCCGCAGGACTGATCCTGGTGCGTGAGGCGGGCGGCTATGTCAGCGATACCGAGGGCGGCGCCGACATGCTGACCAAGGGCTCGGTGCTGTGCGGCAACGAGACGATCCAGCGCGAACTGCTCAGAATCATCCGCCGCGCAGCAGCTTGA
- a CDS encoding MFS transporter, protein MTRGTVVAVLAALIATYMISQFQRSAIGVIGPDLARELALDASRLGFLSSAFFLSFALAQIPVGIAIDRYGARATLIVSAAIALAGSLLFAMAQTGTGLIAARALIGLGCSSFFMGPLAIYARRFPPERFAILTSLTLGAGSLGTLVATAPLAAVSAWIGWRGAFFGMAGLTALIILAVMVSLPVRRSSEEPARESWAEAVKGVGEALRVRSFWQVFALHATTYSAFACIVGLWAGPWLSDVYGAGLQERGNLILIAAAAQIIGIFAWGAADRWFRSYRRQALTGGIIATGLLLVAGLVQLEGFALTAWLILFGFAFGYVPIVTSHGKALFPQRLTGRGITLMNIATMGGVFVSQALTGLLVAQFSPDPAGGYPAQAYHAVFLALAGALALALVFYSRAIDPHPSRP, encoded by the coding sequence ATGACGCGCGGCACTGTCGTTGCCGTCCTCGCGGCGCTGATCGCAACCTATATGATCAGCCAGTTCCAGCGCAGCGCCATCGGTGTGATCGGGCCGGATCTCGCGCGCGAACTCGCCCTTGATGCCAGCCGGCTCGGCTTTCTCTCATCCGCCTTCTTTCTCAGTTTCGCCCTTGCGCAGATTCCCGTGGGCATCGCCATCGACCGATACGGTGCGCGCGCCACGCTGATCGTGAGCGCCGCTATCGCCCTTGCGGGCAGTCTGCTGTTTGCCATGGCACAGACCGGAACCGGATTGATCGCCGCGCGCGCGCTGATCGGGCTCGGCTGCTCCAGTTTCTTCATGGGGCCGCTGGCGATTTATGCGCGCCGTTTCCCGCCCGAGCGCTTCGCCATTCTCACCAGCCTGACGCTGGGCGCCGGTTCGCTCGGCACGCTGGTCGCGACGGCGCCGCTCGCGGCGGTCTCGGCCTGGATCGGCTGGCGCGGCGCCTTTTTCGGCATGGCCGGGCTGACGGCGTTGATCATTCTCGCCGTGATGGTGTCCTTGCCGGTCCGGCGCAGCAGCGAGGAGCCGGCGCGCGAGAGCTGGGCCGAGGCCGTGAAGGGGGTCGGGGAAGCCCTGCGCGTGCGCTCCTTCTGGCAGGTCTTTGCCCTGCATGCCACGACCTATTCCGCTTTCGCCTGCATCGTCGGGCTGTGGGCGGGCCCCTGGCTGAGTGACGTCTATGGTGCGGGGCTGCAGGAACGCGGCAATCTGATCCTGATCGCCGCTGCGGCCCAGATTATCGGGATCTTCGCCTGGGGCGCGGCGGATCGCTGGTTTCGAAGCTACCGGCGCCAGGCCCTCACCGGCGGCATCATCGCGACGGGCCTGTTGCTCGTGGCCGGTCTCGTGCAGCTCGAAGGCTTTGCTCTGACGGCCTGGCTGATCCTGTTCGGTTTCGCCTTCGGCTATGTCCCGATCGTGACGTCACACGGCAAGGCGCTGTTCCCGCAACGGCTGACCGGGCGCGGCATCACCCTCATGAACATCGCCACGATGGGCGGCGTCTTCGTCTCACAAGCCCTGACCGGGTTGCTCGTCGCGCAGTTTTCCCCCGATCCGGCCGGCGGTTATCCGGCCCAGGCCTATCATGCGGTCTTCCTCGCACTTGCCGGCGCGCTGGCGCTGGCCCTTGTCTTCTACAGCCGCGCCATCGACCCGCATCCGAGCCGCCCCTGA
- the hisN gene encoding histidinol-phosphatase translates to MSLIEFSSFVSDLATHSGRAILPFFRTALSVGDKSSGADFDPVTEADRAGESVMRHMIRQHFPGHGIIGEEFGSENDEAEYVWVLDPIDGTRAFMSGLPLWGTLIGLTHHGKPGFGMMHQPFIGERFSGDGGAAHYQGPHASRTLITRDCPDIGGATLMATTPDMFTGNAADAFARVQAKARLTRFGCDCYAYCMVAAGHVDLVIENGLKPYDIVALIPIIEGAGGIVTSWDGGDPTRGGAIIAAGDRRVHEQALALLAGR, encoded by the coding sequence ATGAGCCTGATCGAATTTTCCAGTTTCGTGTCCGATCTTGCGACACATTCCGGGCGCGCGATCCTGCCCTTCTTCCGCACGGCGCTGTCGGTCGGCGACAAATCGTCGGGCGCTGATTTCGATCCCGTGACCGAAGCCGATCGCGCCGGCGAATCGGTCATGCGGCACATGATCAGGCAGCATTTTCCGGGTCACGGCATCATCGGCGAGGAATTCGGTTCCGAGAACGACGAGGCCGAATACGTCTGGGTGCTCGATCCGATCGACGGCACCCGCGCCTTCATGTCGGGCCTGCCGCTCTGGGGCACCCTGATCGGGCTGACGCACCATGGCAAGCCCGGTTTCGGGATGATGCACCAGCCATTCATCGGCGAGCGCTTCTCCGGCGATGGCGGTGCAGCGCATTATCAAGGACCGCATGCCTCCCGCACGCTGATCACCCGCGACTGCCCGGATATCGGCGGCGCTACCCTCATGGCGACGACGCCCGACATGTTCACCGGCAATGCGGCCGATGCCTTCGCCCGGGTCCAGGCGAAAGCCCGCCTGACGCGGTTCGGCTGTGATTGCTACGCCTATTGCATGGTGGCTGCCGGGCATGTCGATCTCGTCATCGAAAACGGGCTCAAACCCTATGACATCGTGGCGCTGATCCCGATCATCGAGGGTGCGGGCGGCATCGTTACCAGCTGGGACGGGGGCGATCCGACCAGGGGCGGGGCGATCATCGCAGCCGGTGATCGGCGCGTGCATGAACAGGCGCTGGCACTGCTCGCGGGGCGTTGA
- a CDS encoding alpha/beta fold hydrolase, translated as MQLVETASNTIPDGGQVMRVTARDGAPLRAVYWPARCEEPLGTVCILQGRAEFIEKYCETVADLLARGFAVVTFDWRGQGRSYRALRQARKGHIGSFRHFHRDMLAIRERVLERLCPRPFFALAHSMGGAIALDMARRGMSPFERMVLCAPMLGIARLGSPRRTAVMARAVAGLGLGRLWIPGGGATSQTTRPFDGNPLTSDPERYARNADLASALGDGAIGEPTIGWVAAAFRLMAQLQEPRAALDIRIPTLIIGAGADAIVDTRATERFGQGLKGGGVIVIPGARHEILMERDQIRDQLFAAFDAFIPGTHPGESSPARAGPAVGAV; from the coding sequence ATGCAGCTCGTCGAAACCGCGTCGAATACGATCCCCGATGGCGGGCAGGTGATGCGCGTGACCGCGCGCGATGGCGCGCCCTTGCGCGCGGTCTACTGGCCGGCGCGATGCGAGGAGCCGCTGGGCACGGTCTGCATCCTGCAGGGGCGGGCCGAATTCATCGAGAAATATTGCGAGACCGTGGCAGACCTGCTGGCGCGCGGCTTTGCCGTCGTCACCTTCGACTGGCGGGGCCAGGGGCGCTCCTACCGGGCCTTGCGCCAGGCCAGGAAGGGCCATATCGGGAGTTTCCGGCACTTCCACCGTGACATGCTCGCGATCCGGGAGCGCGTTCTGGAGCGCCTGTGTCCGCGCCCGTTCTTCGCCCTCGCCCATTCCATGGGCGGTGCCATCGCCCTCGACATGGCGCGGCGGGGCATGTCGCCTTTCGAACGGATGGTACTCTGCGCACCGATGCTCGGGATCGCGCGTCTGGGCTCACCGCGGCGCACAGCCGTGATGGCGCGGGCGGTTGCGGGGCTCGGCCTCGGGCGCTTGTGGATTCCCGGCGGTGGCGCCACCTCGCAAACAACCCGCCCCTTCGACGGCAATCCGCTCACCAGCGATCCCGAGCGCTATGCCCGCAATGCCGATCTTGCATCGGCTCTGGGCGACGGCGCCATCGGCGAGCCGACCATCGGCTGGGTCGCCGCGGCCTTCAGGCTCATGGCGCAATTGCAGGAACCGCGTGCGGCGCTGGATATCCGCATTCCGACCCTGATCATCGGCGCCGGAGCCGATGCGATTGTCGATACCCGGGCCACGGAGCGTTTCGGCCAGGGGCTCAAGGGCGGCGGCGTGATCGTCATACCCGGCGCGCGCCACGAGATCCTGATGGAGCGCGATCAGATCCGCGATCAGCTCTTCGCTGCCTTCGACGCCTTCATTCCCGGCACGCATCCGGGCGAGAGCAGCCCGGCGCGGGCCGGGCCGGCGGTCGGCGCGGTCTGA
- a CDS encoding Hsp20 family protein, whose protein sequence is MRQFDLSPLYRNTVGFDRLFSALDQFAGVESAPTYPPYNIERTSENDYRISVAVAGFTQDDLTIEVKEHVLAIRGAKQESETTRKAEMLHQGIAARSFERRFQLADGVQVRGASLENGLLHVDLVREIPEAKKPRLIPIGGETGTRTIDAQKDEAQAA, encoded by the coding sequence ATGAGACAGTTCGACCTGTCCCCGCTTTATCGCAACACCGTCGGTTTCGACCGGCTGTTTTCCGCCCTCGACCAGTTCGCCGGTGTCGAGAGCGCGCCGACCTATCCGCCCTACAATATCGAGCGCACCAGCGAGAACGATTACCGCATCAGCGTCGCGGTGGCCGGCTTCACGCAGGATGACCTGACCATCGAGGTCAAGGAGCATGTGCTCGCGATCCGTGGCGCGAAGCAGGAAAGCGAGACCACTCGCAAGGCCGAGATGCTGCATCAGGGCATCGCCGCGCGCTCCTTCGAGCGTCGCTTCCAGCTCGCCGACGGCGTTCAGGTGCGGGGTGCCAGCCTCGAAAACGGGCTCCTGCATGTCGATCTCGTCCGCGAGATCCCGGAAGCCAAGAAGCCACGCCTGATCCCGATCGGGGGCGAGACCGGAACGCGCACGATCGACGCGCAGAAGGATGAGGCGCAAGCGGCCTGA
- a CDS encoding ABC transporter permease, producing the protein MALPSYATRGERIWYYTFRVICGLIFFFLIAPIIIMVPLSFNSQPYFTFSREMLTFDPAGYSLRWYEDLFTSESWMRSIQNSFLIGIASTILATTLGTLAALGLSRPHMPYKGLIMGILISPMIVPLIISAAGMFFFFSSIGLAQTFPGVILAHTALGTPFVVITVTATLVGFDHSLTRAASNLGASPSYAFFKITMPLILPGVISGALFAFITSFDEIVIVLFVAGVEQRTIPREMWSGIREQISPTILAVATILVALSIALLTTIELLRRRSERIRGVTLR; encoded by the coding sequence ATGGCACTGCCCTCCTACGCCACGCGCGGCGAGCGCATCTGGTACTACACGTTCCGGGTCATCTGCGGTCTGATCTTCTTCTTCCTGATCGCGCCGATCATCATCATGGTCCCGCTGAGTTTCAATTCGCAGCCCTATTTCACGTTCTCGCGCGAGATGCTGACCTTCGACCCGGCGGGCTATTCCCTGCGCTGGTACGAGGATCTGTTCACCTCGGAGAGCTGGATGCGCTCGATCCAGAACTCCTTCCTCATCGGCATCGCCTCCACCATTCTGGCGACGACGCTCGGCACCCTGGCCGCGCTGGGGCTCAGCCGTCCGCACATGCCCTACAAGGGGCTGATCATGGGGATCCTGATTTCCCCGATGATCGTGCCGCTGATCATTTCGGCGGCGGGGATGTTCTTCTTCTTCTCCTCGATCGGTCTGGCCCAGACCTTCCCCGGCGTGATTCTGGCCCATACTGCGCTCGGCACACCCTTCGTGGTGATCACGGTGACGGCGACGCTGGTCGGGTTCGACCATTCCCTCACGCGGGCGGCCTCGAATCTCGGCGCCTCGCCCAGTTACGCCTTCTTCAAGATCACCATGCCGCTGATCCTGCCCGGCGTGATCTCGGGCGCGCTGTTTGCCTTCATCACCTCTTTCGACGAGATCGTGATCGTGCTCTTCGTCGCCGGCGTCGAGCAGCGCACCATCCCGCGCGAGATGTGGTCGGGTATCCGCGAGCAGATCAGCCCGACGATTCTCGCCGTGGCGACAATTCTCGTGGCGCTGTCGATCGCGCTGCTCACCACGATCGAGCTGCTGCGCCGCCGCTCGGAACGGATCCGGGGGGTAACGTTACGATGA